One genomic segment of Arcobacter porcinus includes these proteins:
- the purE gene encoding 5-(carboxyamino)imidazole ribonucleotide mutase — translation MKFVSIIMGSKSDYDIMKNCADTFEQFNVKYELIISSAHRSPERTKEYVKEAEEKGAIAFIAAAGMAAHLAGALAATTTKPIIGVPMKGGAMDGMDAMLSTVQMPAGMPVATVALGKAGAINAAYLAMQILAINDKDLAAKLKEDRVVKAKIVESDSKDIEVIL, via the coding sequence ATGAAATTTGTATCAATAATAATGGGTAGTAAATCTGATTATGATATTATGAAAAACTGTGCTGATACTTTTGAGCAATTTAATGTAAAATATGAATTAATTATCTCTTCAGCTCATAGAAGTCCTGAAAGAACAAAAGAGTATGTAAAAGAAGCAGAGGAAAAAGGTGCTATTGCATTTATTGCTGCTGCTGGAATGGCTGCACATTTAGCTGGTGCTTTAGCTGCAACTACAACAAAACCAATTATTGGAGTTCCTATGAAAGGTGGAGCAATGGATGGTATGGATGCTATGCTTTCAACTGTTCAAATGCCAGCTGGAATGCCTGTTGCAACTGTTGCATTAGGAAAAGCAGGAGCTATAAATGCAGCTTATTTAGCAATGCAAATTTTAGCAATTAATGATAAAGATTTAGCTGCAAAACTAAAAGAAGATAGAGTTGTAAAAGCAAAAATTGTTGAAAGCGACTCAAAAGATATAGAGGTAATTCTATAA
- a CDS encoding glutaredoxin domain-containing protein, with the protein MKPVALFTLLNCKWCNEAINYLKSKKIKYNQIDLTKDKNALKDCQKRCKGAPVILIGNSWICGFDKKRINKELGIK; encoded by the coding sequence TTGAAACCAGTTGCACTTTTTACTCTTCTAAATTGTAAATGGTGCAACGAGGCTATTAACTACTTAAAAAGTAAAAAAATAAAATACAATCAAATAGATTTAACAAAAGATAAAAATGCTTTAAAAGATTGTCAAAAAAGATGCAAAGGTGCTCCAGTTATTTTGATTGGAAACTCTTGGATTTGTGGTTTTGACAAAAAAAGAATAAATAAAGAACTAGGAATAAAATAA
- the glyQ gene encoding glycine--tRNA ligase subunit alpha, producing MLTFSQMLLKLQEYWANEGCNIVQPYDIPAGAGTFHPATLLRSLDSTPWSVAYVAPSRRPTDGRYGENPNRLGSYYQFQVLIKPSPENIQDLYLKSLEYLGLDLSRHDIRFVEDNWESPTLGAWGLGWEVWLDGMEVTQFTYFQQVGGISCEPVAVEITYGTERLAMYLQGVDSIFDIVWNENKFGKTTYADVHKESEYQFSKYNFEVANTEVLFRHFEEYFQECKSCLEAKLPLPAYDYCMLASHTFNTLDARKAISVTQRQNYILKVRELSQACAVMYKEQEEERLKRVKS from the coding sequence ATGCTTACTTTTTCACAAATGTTATTAAAACTTCAAGAATATTGGGCAAATGAGGGTTGTAATATTGTTCAGCCATATGATATTCCAGCAGGTGCAGGAACTTTCCATCCAGCAACACTACTTAGAAGCTTAGATAGCACTCCTTGGAGTGTAGCTTATGTTGCACCAAGTAGAAGACCAACAGATGGAAGATATGGAGAAAACCCAAATAGATTAGGAAGTTATTATCAGTTTCAAGTATTAATAAAACCAAGCCCTGAAAATATTCAAGATCTCTATTTAAAATCTTTAGAATATTTAGGATTAGATTTATCAAGACATGATATCAGATTTGTAGAAGACAACTGGGAATCACCAACTTTAGGTGCTTGGGGATTAGGATGGGAAGTTTGGCTTGATGGTATGGAAGTGACTCAATTTACATATTTCCAACAAGTTGGAGGAATATCTTGTGAGCCAGTTGCTGTTGAGATAACTTATGGAACAGAAAGATTAGCTATGTACCTTCAAGGAGTTGATTCTATTTTTGATATTGTTTGGAATGAAAATAAATTTGGAAAAACAACTTATGCAGATGTTCACAAAGAGAGTGAATATCAATTCTCAAAATACAATTTTGAAGTAGCAAATACCGAAGTTTTATTTAGACATTTTGAAGAGTATTTTCAAGAGTGTAAATCTTGTTTAGAGGCAAAACTTCCACTTCCAGCATATGATTATTGTATGTTAGCAAGTCATACTTTTAATACTTTAGATGCAAGAAAAGCAATAAGTGTTACTCAAAGACAAAACTATATTTTAAAAGTAAGAGAGCTATCTCAAGCTTGTGCTGTTATGTACAAAGAGCAAGAAGAAGAAAGATTAAAAAGAGTAAAATCTTAA
- a CDS encoding Nif3-like dinuclear metal center hexameric protein, with amino-acid sequence MQIKDIYEYLNTISPFELQEKWDNSGLLVGNMEDNFENLYLSMDLDLELVETLKPNSLVITHHPLIFSGLKRVNYNTYSTKIVRELIKKDISLISMHTNIDKTHLNRFVIERILDFKVDNQNEFIANCSVDFSFDDLLKHLNKKLNLKNIKYVKTKEEIKKIAICTGSAMSLIDEVDADCFLTGDIKYHDAMEAKARGISLIDIRHYESENAFSLLLEELLKDYLKKNQFKAIILASKNPFEFFKGETVE; translated from the coding sequence ATGCAAATTAAAGATATTTATGAATATTTAAATACTATAAGTCCTTTTGAACTACAAGAAAAATGGGACAATTCAGGACTTCTTGTTGGAAATATGGAAGATAATTTTGAAAATTTATATTTAAGTATGGATTTGGATTTGGAGTTAGTAGAAACTCTAAAGCCAAACTCTTTGGTAATTACTCATCATCCACTTATTTTTTCTGGATTAAAAAGAGTAAATTATAATACTTACTCTACAAAAATAGTAAGAGAACTTATAAAAAAAGATATTAGTCTAATATCAATGCACACAAATATTGATAAAACACATTTAAACAGATTTGTAATAGAACGAATTTTAGATTTTAAAGTAGATAATCAAAATGAGTTTATAGCAAATTGTAGTGTTGATTTTAGTTTTGATGATCTTTTAAAGCATTTAAATAAAAAGTTAAATCTAAAAAATATTAAATATGTAAAAACAAAAGAAGAAATTAAAAAAATTGCTATTTGTACAGGATCAGCAATGAGTTTAATAGATGAAGTTGATGCTGATTGCTTTTTGACAGGTGATATTAAATATCATGATGCAATGGAAGCAAAAGCAAGAGGAATATCTTTAATAGATATAAGACATTATGAGAGTGAAAATGCTTTTAGCCTTCTTTTGGAAGAGTTACTAAAAGATTATTTGAAAAAAAATCAATTTAAAGCTATAATATTAGCTTCAAAAAATCCATTTGAGTTTTTTAAAGGAGAAACCGTTGAATAA
- a CDS encoding zinc ribbon domain-containing protein has product MNKYLQDLITLSKYDRSISQFDPEIEKQKAKLAVFVETAEVLKASIDSTYRDIDELKSKRTKNNIHLSDLKSKLDNIAKKNKDVSNEKELKALQLEEEIAKEQVSFANEEIERLDKLTVAKEESLKELKEKLATEEEDIKEIKVVVDNEINSINENRNVVYAQRNELLGNFDKKILTFYEKIKRWAKDTAVVPVKQQACFGCFMKINDKTYAEVIKGEEIVNCLHCGRILYKGEEEAQTIED; this is encoded by the coding sequence TTGAATAAATATTTACAGGACTTAATTACTTTATCAAAATATGATAGAAGTATTAGTCAATTTGACCCAGAAATAGAGAAACAAAAAGCAAAATTAGCAGTTTTTGTTGAAACAGCAGAAGTATTAAAAGCTTCAATAGATAGTACATATAGAGATATTGATGAGTTAAAATCAAAAAGAACAAAAAACAATATACATCTAAGTGATTTAAAATCTAAATTAGACAATATAGCTAAAAAAAATAAAGATGTATCAAATGAAAAAGAGCTAAAAGCTTTACAACTTGAAGAAGAGATTGCAAAAGAGCAAGTTTCATTTGCAAATGAAGAGATTGAAAGATTAGATAAGCTTACAGTTGCAAAAGAAGAGAGTTTAAAAGAGTTAAAAGAGAAACTAGCAACTGAAGAAGAAGATATAAAAGAGATAAAAGTTGTAGTTGATAATGAAATAAACTCAATAAATGAAAATAGAAATGTTGTTTATGCACAAAGAAATGAACTTTTAGGAAATTTTGATAAAAAGATTTTAACTTTCTATGAAAAAATTAAAAGATGGGCAAAAGATACAGCGGTTGTTCCAGTTAAACAACAAGCTTGTTTTGGATGTTTTATGAAAATAAATGACAAAACTTATGCTGAAGTTATAAAAGGTGAAGAGATAGTAAATTGTCTTCATTGTGGAAGAATATTATATAAAGGTGAAGAAGAAGCCCAAACAATTGAGGACTAA
- the waaA gene encoding lipid IV(A) 3-deoxy-D-manno-octulosonic acid transferase, whose protein sequence is MNLFSIFYNILLLFVYILILPFLLFKLKNKKYKEAIPAKFFLKNNPKFDFSGVWFHSCSMGEVKAIKPLIDEFKDEANISVITNTGFEEAKQYTKNVRFLPYEIFLPFWVNKQKVLVVMEAELWYMLFFMAKRKGAKTILINARISDRSYKSYLNFKFLYAKIFQNIDKVFAQSEVDKKRLMELGAKNVEVIGNIKLAQLPKKRIEFEKPNIKMIVAASTHEGEEKLILSTYKKEYGKLIVVPRHPERFSKVDTMISEFIKNRDLTYHKFSQKEDFSSDIILVDKMGILNDIYAISDITILGGAFAKVGGHNPIEPAFFGSKIISGKNIFNQKSLFSCIKNYYLIDEEELEDYLKKSDTLLKPELTEAGSFDEIFKEIKKWL, encoded by the coding sequence TTGAACTTATTTAGTATATTTTACAACATATTATTACTTTTTGTATATATACTAATTTTGCCTTTTTTACTTTTTAAGCTTAAAAATAAAAAGTATAAAGAGGCAATTCCTGCAAAATTCTTTTTGAAAAATAATCCAAAATTTGATTTTAGTGGTGTTTGGTTTCACTCTTGCTCTATGGGGGAAGTAAAAGCTATAAAACCATTGATTGATGAGTTTAAAGATGAAGCAAATATAAGTGTAATTACAAATACTGGATTTGAAGAAGCAAAGCAATATACAAAAAATGTAAGATTTTTGCCATATGAGATTTTTCTACCATTTTGGGTAAATAAACAAAAAGTTTTAGTAGTTATGGAAGCAGAACTTTGGTATATGCTTTTTTTTATGGCAAAAAGAAAAGGAGCTAAAACTATACTTATAAATGCAAGAATTTCAGATAGATCATATAAATCATATCTAAATTTTAAATTTTTATATGCAAAAATATTTCAAAATATTGATAAAGTTTTTGCTCAAAGCGAAGTTGATAAAAAAAGACTTATGGAGCTTGGTGCTAAAAATGTTGAGGTAATTGGAAATATAAAATTAGCTCAACTTCCTAAAAAGAGAATTGAATTTGAAAAACCAAATATTAAAATGATAGTTGCAGCAAGTACACATGAAGGCGAAGAAAAACTTATATTAAGTACTTATAAAAAAGAGTATGGAAAATTAATAGTTGTACCAAGACATCCTGAAAGATTTTCAAAAGTTGATACTATGATAAGTGAATTTATTAAAAATAGAGATTTAACTTATCATAAGTTTAGCCAAAAAGAGGATTTCTCAAGTGATATTATTCTTGTAGATAAAATGGGGATTTTAAATGATATTTATGCAATTAGTGATATCACAATTTTAGGTGGAGCATTTGCAAAAGTAGGTGGACATAATCCAATAGAACCAGCTTTCTTTGGAAGTAAAATTATAAGTGGAAAGAATATTTTTAATCAAAAATCACTTTTTTCTTGTATAAAAAACTACTATTTAATAGATGAAGAAGAGTTAGAAGATTATTTAAAAAAATCAGATACTCTTTTAAAACCAGAGCTTACGGAAGCTGGAAGCTTTGATGAGATATTTAAGGAGATAAAAAAATGGCTGTAG
- a CDS encoding pseudouridine synthase family protein produces the protein MAVDYDKAYKLLAAQERVSNSKAKELIDKGLVSVGGKKLLIARGEIRVDTKFSVKDIAKIKVIFEDDDILVVDKPAFLTADEVSKKFPNAILLNRLDKETSGVMMFAKNEEFQKRAIKEFAQNNVYKEYVAIVEGKVIDELIIDKPILTTKDRGTAKSKIDKHGKSAKTTLYPMLVEGNKSKVKLVIESGRTHQIRVHLSSVGFPIIGDSLYGRVASNVNRVLLHSKITRIFDYEFISNEPKEFKVYDFS, from the coding sequence ATGGCTGTAGATTATGATAAAGCCTACAAACTTCTAGCGGCACAAGAAAGAGTATCAAACTCTAAAGCAAAAGAGCTTATAGATAAAGGTTTAGTAAGTGTTGGTGGTAAAAAACTTCTAATAGCAAGAGGTGAAATAAGAGTTGATACTAAATTTAGTGTAAAAGATATTGCAAAAATTAAAGTAATTTTTGAAGATGATGATATTTTAGTTGTTGATAAACCAGCATTTTTAACAGCAGATGAAGTTTCTAAAAAGTTTCCAAATGCAATTTTGTTAAATAGACTTGATAAAGAAACAAGCGGTGTTATGATGTTTGCAAAGAATGAAGAGTTTCAAAAAAGAGCTATTAAAGAGTTTGCACAAAACAATGTTTACAAAGAGTATGTTGCTATTGTTGAAGGAAAAGTTATTGATGAACTTATAATCGATAAACCAATTTTAACAACAAAAGATAGAGGAACAGCAAAATCTAAAATAGATAAACATGGTAAAAGTGCTAAAACTACTCTTTATCCAATGTTAGTTGAAGGTAATAAATCAAAAGTTAAGCTTGTTATTGAAAGTGGAAGAACACATCAAATTAGAGTTCATTTAAGCTCTGTTGGCTTTCCAATAATTGGAGATAGTTTATATGGAAGGGTTGCTTCAAATGTAAATAGAGTTTTATTACATTCTAAAATTACAAGAATATTTGATTATGAGTTTATTTCAAATGAACCAAAAGAATTTAAAGTGTATGATTTTAGCTAA
- the ffh gene encoding signal recognition particle protein: MFDSITGSLKSVINKIRHHDDAASLSRAVGELKKAFLKADVHHKTTKELLSSIELGVKNIGIGQDNFIKVLKEELEKVLTANGNQGFVFANTPPTIILMTGLQGSGKTTTTGKLANYLKLRNKKVLVAACDLQRLAAVEQLKQIAKQIDVEIYFDDVEKNPVKIAKAAVEKAKKEHYDVVLIDTAGRLAIDEELMDELKNVKNAINPSEIFYVADSLTGHDATKTASTFKEKIGIDGVILSKYDGDTKGGVALSIADQVGVPLRFIGTGEKMPDLEVFIPDRIVSRLLGLGDIAGLAEKTAIIIDEKKAKEVSRKIKKGEFNFNDFLEQLQMLSKLGSLKSIMGMIPGLSSMMPALKDMDFDNSKEIVRIKALIGSMTPKERENPDLLNPSRRKRISTGAGLSEVQVNKILKQFKSASKMAKQLSSKGGMKGFSNMLSQMQANGMPKIPR, from the coding sequence TTGTTTGATTCAATTACAGGTTCGTTAAAAAGTGTAATAAATAAAATAAGACATCATGATGATGCAGCATCATTATCAAGAGCAGTTGGAGAGTTAAAAAAAGCATTCCTAAAAGCTGATGTTCACCATAAAACTACAAAAGAACTTTTAAGTTCAATAGAGCTAGGTGTAAAAAATATTGGAATTGGACAAGATAACTTTATAAAAGTATTAAAAGAAGAATTAGAAAAAGTTTTAACTGCAAATGGAAATCAAGGTTTTGTTTTTGCAAATACACCTCCTACAATTATTCTTATGACAGGATTACAAGGAAGTGGAAAAACTACAACAACTGGAAAACTTGCAAACTATTTAAAACTTAGAAATAAAAAAGTTTTAGTTGCAGCTTGTGACTTACAAAGACTTGCAGCTGTTGAGCAATTGAAACAAATTGCAAAACAAATTGATGTTGAGATATATTTTGATGATGTAGAAAAAAATCCTGTAAAAATTGCAAAAGCAGCAGTTGAAAAAGCAAAAAAAGAGCATTATGATGTTGTTTTAATAGATACAGCTGGAAGACTTGCTATTGATGAAGAGCTTATGGATGAGCTTAAAAATGTAAAAAATGCAATAAATCCAAGCGAAATTTTCTATGTTGCTGACTCTTTAACAGGACACGATGCTACAAAAACAGCTAGTACATTTAAAGAAAAAATTGGGATAGATGGAGTTATATTATCAAAATATGATGGAGATACGAAAGGTGGAGTTGCTTTAAGTATTGCAGATCAAGTAGGTGTTCCACTGAGATTTATAGGTACTGGTGAAAAAATGCCAGATCTTGAGGTATTTATTCCTGATAGAATTGTTTCAAGACTTTTAGGACTTGGAGATATAGCTGGATTAGCTGAGAAAACTGCTATTATTATTGATGAGAAAAAAGCAAAAGAAGTAAGTAGAAAGATTAAAAAAGGTGAATTTAACTTCAATGATTTCTTAGAACAACTTCAAATGTTAAGCAAACTAGGTTCATTAAAATCTATTATGGGTATGATTCCAGGACTATCTAGTATGATGCCAGCATTAAAAGATATGGATTTTGATAATTCAAAAGAGATTGTAAGAATAAAAGCTCTAATTGGTTCTATGACTCCAAAAGAGAGAGAAAATCCAGATTTACTAAATCCAAGTAGAAGAAAAAGAATTTCTACTGGAGCAGGGCTTAGCGAAGTTCAAGTAAATAAGATTTTAAAACAGTTTAAAAGTGCTTCAAAAATGGCTAAACAGTTATCAAGCAAAGGTGGAATGAAAGGTTTTTCTAATATGCTTTCTCAAATGCAAGCAAATGGAATGCCTAAAATTCCTAGATAA
- the rpsP gene encoding 30S ribosomal protein S16, producing MTVIRLTRMGRNKKPFYRIVVTDSRKRRDSGWIESIGYYNPVVEPNVFKIDEERYNYWLSVGAKPSEKVKKLTTK from the coding sequence ATGACAGTAATTAGATTAACAAGAATGGGAAGAAATAAAAAACCATTTTATAGAATAGTTGTAACAGATTCAAGAAAAAGAAGAGATTCAGGATGGATTGAATCAATTGGATATTATAACCCAGTTGTTGAGCCAAATGTTTTCAAAATCGATGAAGAAAGATATAACTATTGGTTAAGTGTTGGTGCTAAACCATCTGAAAAAGTTAAAAAATTAACTACAAAATAG
- a CDS encoding KH domain-containing protein: MIISFIENYAKLIVSIPEDVEAFEERIEDNFTLITLKVNNLDIGKLIGKNGNMINALKTIANGCKAKDGVSYKIQVVSK, translated from the coding sequence ATGATAATAAGCTTTATAGAAAACTATGCCAAATTAATTGTTTCTATTCCTGAGGATGTTGAAGCTTTTGAAGAAAGAATTGAAGATAATTTTACTTTAATTACTTTAAAAGTAAACAATCTTGATATAGGAAAATTAATAGGTAAAAATGGAAATATGATAAATGCTCTTAAGACTATTGCAAATGGTTGCAAGGCAAAAGATGGTGTTTCTTACAAAATTCAAGTTGTATCAAAGTAG
- the rimM gene encoding ribosome maturation factor RimM (Essential for efficient processing of 16S rRNA): MNNKVYVAKLGKTVGLQGHLRLFIDSDFPNQFKKDRVFFTNKKITLKVLEYNVNKELIKFEDYEDIDSAKKLTNMELFSTIEDTKESCILEENEHFWFDLMDCEVYEDDLLLGKVSDIHRFPLNDYLQVETSKELVDKELPKSFLIPHIFDNFILKVDIESKKIFVKDAYDILENS, encoded by the coding sequence ATGAATAATAAAGTTTATGTTGCTAAATTAGGAAAAACAGTTGGACTACAAGGTCATTTAAGACTTTTTATAGATTCTGATTTTCCTAATCAGTTTAAAAAAGATAGAGTTTTCTTCACAAATAAAAAAATCACACTTAAAGTATTAGAGTACAATGTTAATAAAGAACTTATAAAATTTGAAGATTATGAAGATATAGATTCTGCAAAAAAACTTACAAATATGGAACTTTTTTCAACAATAGAAGATACAAAAGAGTCTTGTATTTTAGAAGAAAATGAGCATTTCTGGTTTGATTTAATGGATTGTGAAGTTTATGAAGATGATTTACTTTTAGGAAAAGTTAGTGATATTCATAGATTTCCTCTAAATGATTATTTACAAGTTGAAACAAGTAAAGAGCTTGTAGATAAAGAACTTCCAAAGAGTTTTTTAATTCCACATATTTTTGATAATTTTATATTAAAAGTTGATATAGAAAGTAAAAAAATCTTTGTTAAAGATGCTTATGATATTTTAGAAAACTCATAA
- the flgG gene encoding flagellar basal-body rod protein FlgG — translation MIRGLYTAATGMNAMQHQIDVTSNNIANVNTTGFKQDRAEFQDLIYENLNYTAGQTSQDTLNPTGIDVGLGVRLGNIQKNFTEGDIKPTGNPLDVAITGRGFFQITMPSGEIAFTRNGNFKLDADGTIVNGNGYALEPQIVVPENAKDISIAKDGYVTARDPQTGDTIELGQIILADFINPAGLSPLGDSLFLQTDASGDVQEGNPTTDQFGGLRQAMLETSNVKLVNEMVDLITAQRAYEANSKAITTADSMLDTVNRLKN, via the coding sequence ATGATTAGAGGACTATACACAGCAGCAACAGGAATGAATGCTATGCAACATCAAATTGATGTTACGTCTAATAATATTGCAAACGTAAACACAACTGGTTTTAAACAAGATAGAGCCGAGTTTCAAGATTTAATTTATGAAAATTTAAATTATACAGCTGGTCAAACAAGCCAAGATACTTTAAATCCAACTGGAATTGATGTAGGTCTTGGGGTTAGACTTGGAAATATTCAAAAAAACTTTACTGAAGGTGATATAAAACCAACAGGAAATCCACTTGATGTAGCAATAACTGGAAGAGGTTTTTTCCAAATAACTATGCCAAGTGGGGAAATTGCTTTTACAAGAAATGGTAATTTTAAACTTGATGCAGATGGAACTATTGTAAATGGTAATGGATATGCGCTTGAACCTCAAATAGTAGTACCAGAAAATGCAAAAGATATATCAATAGCTAAAGATGGATATGTAACAGCAAGAGATCCACAAACTGGTGATACTATTGAGCTTGGTCAAATTATTTTAGCTGATTTTATAAATCCTGCTGGTTTATCTCCACTTGGTGACTCTTTATTTTTACAAACAGATGCTAGTGGGGATGTTCAAGAAGGAAATCCAACAACAGATCAATTTGGTGGACTTAGACAAGCTATGCTTGAAACATCTAACGTTAAGTTAGTAAATGAAATGGTTGATTTGATTACTGCTCAAAGAGCTTATGAAGCAAACTCAAAAGCAATTACAACAGCTGATAGTATGCTAGATACTGTAAATAGATTAAAGAATTAA
- a CDS encoding response regulator, with the protein MRILIVDDSSTMRRIIGNVVMQLGFSKDSFDEAEDGLKAWKLLTEGNYDIILTDWNMPNMNGLELVKKIRSEGTHQKTPIIMITTEGGKSEVITALKAGVNNYIVKPFNAEVLKEKLDGVLKK; encoded by the coding sequence ATGAGAATTCTAATAGTTGATGATAGTTCAACAATGAGAAGAATTATTGGAAATGTTGTAATGCAACTAGGATTTAGTAAAGATAGTTTTGATGAAGCTGAAGATGGTTTAAAAGCTTGGAAACTACTTACAGAAGGCAATTATGACATTATATTAACAGATTGGAATATGCCAAATATGAATGGTTTAGAACTAGTTAAGAAAATAAGAAGTGAGGGAACTCATCAAAAAACACCAATTATTATGATTACAACTGAAGGTGGGAAAAGTGAAGTTATTACAGCTTTAAAAGCAGGGGTTAATAACTATATTGTTAAGCCATTTAATGCAGAAGTTCTAAAAGAGAAATTAGACGGTGTTCTTAAAAAATAA
- a CDS encoding flagellar hook-basal body protein, producing MNQGVYPLAASMVNQINRLDQISNNLANADTIGFKQEGTAETTFNWYLQRMENSPKKKFVESITINNIPKIDTRYTDPHMGAIRTTGNDLDFALNSYDTFFKIQDENGDILYTRNGAFKNQDGFLVDGNGNNVLNQDNEAIIIEDNFQLQIGIAQTGFKNLEKVGDNNYRALNLDLVENLENNDNQIILGAVEQSNVNRVTTMVELIDAHRRFDQSQKAIKTIDDLNAGLIEKIGNTR from the coding sequence ATGAATCAAGGTGTTTATCCATTAGCTGCTTCTATGGTTAATCAAATCAATAGATTAGATCAAATAAGTAATAATCTTGCAAATGCTGATACGATAGGATTTAAACAAGAAGGGACAGCTGAAACTACTTTTAATTGGTATTTACAAAGAATGGAAAATAGTCCTAAAAAGAAGTTTGTAGAATCAATTACAATAAATAATATTCCAAAAATTGATACAAGATATACAGATCCTCATATGGGAGCTATTAGAACAACAGGGAATGATCTTGATTTTGCACTAAATTCATATGATACATTTTTTAAGATACAAGATGAAAATGGTGATATTTTATATACAAGAAATGGTGCATTTAAAAATCAAGATGGATTTTTAGTAGATGGAAATGGAAATAATGTATTAAATCAGGATAATGAAGCAATAATTATTGAAGATAATTTTCAATTGCAAATTGGTATTGCACAAACTGGTTTTAAAAACTTAGAGAAAGTTGGAGATAATAATTATAGAGCACTTAATCTTGATTTAGTTGAAAATCTTGAAAACAATGATAATCAAATTATTCTTGGAGCAGTTGAACAATCGAATGTTAATAGAGTAACAACTATGGTTGAATTAATTGATGCACACAGAAGATTTGATCAATCACAAAAAGCAATTAAAACAATAGATGATTTGAATGCAGGTCTTATAGAAAAAATAGGAAATACTAGATAA
- the flgB gene encoding flagellar basal body rod protein FlgB — MNASKVSQTLFEQLNFRGERQKVISSNIANINTPKYKTKDLVFEQELKQEQILQMTRTTTSHMHNIDYRASNNPRLIKVPNLIEQNDGNNVNLDSQMSEQAKNKVIFDAIQTSIKRDSKLFRSVIDASGKN, encoded by the coding sequence ATGAACGCAAGTAAAGTTTCACAAACACTTTTTGAACAGTTGAATTTCAGGGGTGAAAGACAAAAAGTAATATCGAGTAATATTGCAAATATAAATACTCCAAAATATAAAACAAAAGATTTGGTTTTTGAACAAGAGTTAAAACAAGAACAAATTTTACAAATGACAAGAACAACAACATCTCATATGCATAATATTGATTATAGAGCAAGTAATAATCCAAGATTAATTAAAGTTCCAAATTTGATTGAGCAAAATGATGGAAATAATGTGAATTTAGATAGTCAAATGAGTGAACAAGCAAAAAACAAGGTTATATTTGATGCTATTCAAACATCTATTAAAAGAGATTCAAAACTATTCAGATCTGTTATTGATGCATCTGGTAAAAATTAA